Proteins from a genomic interval of Parvivirga hydrogeniphila:
- a CDS encoding serine hydrolase domain-containing protein — protein MWSAAYGLADVEEARPMTVDSVCRAQSISKSLTAWGVMRLAEHGLVDLDRPVQDYLGGFQLPDTPYAEREVTVRRLLSQTAGMPLGDVLAQYEPGAEMPTLREDLAAQARLFREPGAGFFYSNPGFDLLEIVIEEVSGRSYAEYMRAEVLEPLGMRESTFVWEERLRPDFPTGYDLRGEPVAPYVYPAKASGGLLAPVEDIARFAAAEMTGEHAADQDVLSPTAISAMHAAETDVTGIFGAVADSYGLGHFIERLPDGRTSVWHGGQGNGWMTHFQAVPSSGDGIVILTNSQRSWPMMGRILGDWASYAGLGSVKFTRIVWAENLLRALAGVIALAGVIALASFLQLGRLARDVRRGIRRIAPFSAAARYRRALLFALGTLVIDALAWSAAQPHLLLSSVLPFVADWAAAAAGLGAATLIATALLAPVDGTATTETDR, from the coding sequence GTGTGGTCGGCCGCATACGGCCTGGCCGACGTCGAGGAAGCGCGTCCGATGACGGTCGATTCGGTCTGCCGCGCGCAGTCCATCTCCAAGTCGCTGACGGCGTGGGGCGTCATGCGCCTGGCCGAGCACGGCCTCGTCGATCTGGACCGTCCGGTGCAGGACTATCTCGGTGGCTTCCAGCTGCCGGACACGCCGTACGCCGAGCGGGAGGTGACCGTGAGGCGGCTGCTCAGCCAGACCGCGGGCATGCCGCTCGGCGACGTGCTGGCGCAGTACGAGCCTGGCGCCGAGATGCCCACGCTGCGCGAAGACCTCGCGGCGCAGGCGCGCCTGTTCCGGGAGCCCGGCGCGGGCTTCTTCTACTCGAACCCCGGCTTCGACCTGCTCGAGATCGTGATCGAGGAGGTTTCCGGCCGGTCGTACGCCGAGTACATGCGGGCCGAGGTGCTCGAGCCGCTCGGCATGCGCGAGTCGACCTTCGTGTGGGAGGAGCGCCTGCGCCCCGACTTCCCGACCGGTTACGACCTGCGCGGCGAGCCGGTGGCGCCCTACGTCTATCCGGCCAAGGCCTCCGGCGGGCTGCTCGCGCCGGTGGAGGACATCGCGCGCTTCGCCGCCGCCGAGATGACCGGCGAGCACGCCGCCGACCAGGACGTGCTGAGCCCGACCGCCATCAGCGCGATGCACGCCGCTGAGACCGACGTCACCGGGATCTTCGGCGCCGTCGCCGACAGCTACGGCCTCGGCCACTTCATCGAGCGCCTTCCCGACGGTCGGACGTCGGTCTGGCACGGCGGGCAGGGCAATGGCTGGATGACCCACTTCCAGGCGGTGCCGTCCTCGGGCGACGGCATCGTCATCCTCACCAACAGCCAGCGCAGCTGGCCGATGATGGGCCGCATCCTCGGAGACTGGGCCTCGTACGCCGGACTGGGCTCCGTGAAGTTCACGCGCATCGTCTGGGCTGAGAACCTCCTCCGGGCGCTTGCCGGCGTCATCGCGCTTGCCGGCGTCATCGCGCTTGCCTCGTTTCTGCAGCTCGGTCGGTTGGCGCGCGACGTGCGTCGCGGAATCCGTCGGATCGCGCCCTTCTCGGCCGCGGCACGCTACAGGCGCGCGCTCCTGTTCGCACTCGGCACGCTCGTCATCGACGCGCTCGCGTGGAGCGCCGCGCAGCCGCACCTGCTGCTTTCCTCGGTGCTGCCGTTCGTGGCAGACTGGGCTGCCGCAGCCGCCGGGCTCGGCGCGGCGACGCTGATCGCCACCGCGCTCCTTGCGCCGGTTGACGGCACCGCGACGACCGAGACCGACCGATAG
- a CDS encoding DUF2239 family protein: protein MTEQALTLFADAEAVASGGRAEIAAAIAELLERDDPRTLLVFDDVTGEQVDIDRREASSAGAPAEAPERKGPGRPRLGVVSREVTLLPRHWEWLNAQPSGASAALRRLVDQARRQNERGDRVRRSREAAFRFMTAMAGNLVGFEEACRSLFAGDERGFESHLAAWPEDVARFSAKLAADAFDAEDAG, encoded by the coding sequence ATGACCGAGCAAGCGCTTACCCTGTTCGCCGACGCCGAGGCGGTCGCCTCGGGCGGCCGAGCTGAGATCGCCGCCGCTATCGCCGAGCTGCTGGAGCGTGACGATCCACGAACCCTGCTCGTGTTCGACGACGTCACCGGCGAGCAGGTCGATATCGATCGGCGCGAAGCGTCGTCCGCCGGCGCGCCGGCGGAGGCCCCGGAACGCAAGGGTCCGGGGAGACCGCGGCTCGGCGTCGTCTCGCGCGAGGTCACGCTGCTGCCCCGTCACTGGGAGTGGCTGAACGCGCAACCATCGGGCGCGTCGGCCGCGCTTCGGCGGCTCGTCGATCAGGCGCGTCGACAGAACGAGCGGGGAGACCGCGTGAGGCGCTCGCGGGAGGCCGCGTTCCGCTTCATGACAGCGATGGCCGGCAACCTGGTCGGCTTCGAGGAGGCGTGCCGCTCGTTGTTCGCGGGTGACGAGCGGGGCTTCGAGTCCCATCTGGCCGCGTGGCCCGAAGACGTCGCTCGGTTCTCGGCCAAGCTCGCCGCCGACGCTTTCGATGCCGAAGACGCCGGCTAG